Proteins co-encoded in one Bacillota bacterium genomic window:
- a CDS encoding AraC family transcriptional regulator produces MAVYSLYDGKWLTEDFEPWVVAYYFREWQGYSMKPHYHDRVEIMYVIAGSALVEVMKTRLVMDKGDFILIDAGVSHRLEVAKTCRMLNIEFVFRERTTCCPSLRELAVHNGSLQALLKRREPYLLQRDPQEIYGALKNLIMELDSQRADSACLTQLLLGEILLKISRLAAEMAQGLDSVSNLHVKRALRFMHEHYDQDIKVQDIAAHLDLHVGYFHRIFKDYTKHSPGAYLTALRLQKAKMLLTQTDIPITEIPAYVGINSHQYFSTLFKKHTGQTPQKYRNSFQKRKTAVSNPRENGFVSFSNE; encoded by the coding sequence ATGGCCGTTTACAGTCTGTACGATGGGAAGTGGTTGACTGAAGACTTTGAACCCTGGGTGGTGGCCTACTACTTTCGCGAGTGGCAGGGGTATTCTATGAAACCCCATTACCACGACCGGGTGGAGATTATGTATGTCATTGCTGGCAGTGCTCTAGTGGAGGTGATGAAGACCCGCTTGGTGATGGATAAGGGCGACTTTATCCTAATTGATGCGGGGGTGTCCCATCGCTTGGAGGTGGCCAAAACCTGTCGGATGCTTAATATCGAGTTTGTCTTTAGGGAACGGACCACATGCTGTCCTTCCCTGCGGGAGCTGGCCGTCCACAACGGTTCTCTACAGGCGCTGTTGAAACGGCGGGAACCTTACCTATTGCAGCGGGATCCCCAGGAGATCTATGGGGCGCTAAAAAACCTCATCATGGAGCTAGACAGCCAACGGGCTGATTCCGCTTGTTTGACGCAGCTTTTGCTGGGCGAGATCCTCCTCAAGATTTCACGTTTGGCGGCGGAGATGGCCCAAGGTTTAGATTCGGTGAGTAACCTGCACGTGAAACGGGCCCTACGATTTATGCACGAGCATTATGATCAGGATATCAAAGTTCAAGACATTGCCGCCCATTTAGATCTCCATGTAGGATATTTCCATCGAATCTTCAAGGATTATACTAAGCACTCCCCCGGGGCTTACCTTACGGCCTTGCGGTTACAAAAGGCGAAGATGCTACTCACCCAGACCGATATCCCCATCACCGAGATCCCCGCCTATGTGGGCATCAATAGCCATCAGTATTTCAGCACCCTCTTTAAGAAGCACACCGGTCAAACACCCCAGAAGTACCGGAATTCTTTCCAGAAAAGGAAAACAGCTGTGAGTAATCCCCGTGAAAACGGTTTTGTGAGTTTTTCGAACGAATAA